In the genome of Helicobacter colisuis, one region contains:
- a CDS encoding hydrogenase-4 component G, translated as MSIQSLKSGVDYTQELQSAMSSSPLSKETSSAEERQKKIQEVASKVDAKSVMTGYIVQFQMEISIVAKNNFGAQGATGFMGTSASEDPAKLNSILSGLDLEEIGYDGKALQDLTTQEAKDLISEEGFFGVSQTSERIADFVLAGAGDDVKKLQAGREGIIRGYEQAEKTWGGELPDISKETLQKALEKIDKKLSELGVNVLEQEV; from the coding sequence ATGTCAATACAATCTCTTAAAAGTGGTGTTGATTATACGCAAGAATTACAATCAGCAATGAGTTCTAGTCCGCTATCAAAGGAAACTTCTAGCGCAGAAGAGAGACAAAAAAAGATTCAAGAAGTCGCTTCAAAGGTTGATGCAAAATCAGTAATGACTGGCTATATTGTGCAATTTCAAATGGAAATAAGCATAGTAGCTAAAAATAATTTTGGTGCGCAAGGCGCCACTGGGTTTATGGGGACAAGTGCCTCTGAAGATCCTGCTAAGCTCAATAGCATTTTAAGTGGATTAGATTTAGAGGAGATTGGCTATGATGGTAAGGCATTGCAAGATTTAACGACACAGGAAGCCAAAGATTTAATTAGTGAAGAGGGATTTTTTGGGGTTAGTCAAACTTCAGAGAGAATTGCTGATTTTGTTTTGGCGGGTGCAGGTGATGATGTCAAAAAACTTCAAGCGGGGAGAGAGGGAATTATACGCGGTTATGAACAAGCAGAAAAGACTTGGGGTGGGGAATTACCAGATATTAGTAAAGAAACCCTACAAAAAGCTTTAGAAAAAATTGATAAAAAACTTTCAGAGCTTGGTGTAAATGTCTTAGAGCAGGAAGTGTAG
- a CDS encoding agmatine deiminase family protein has translation MKKFYAEWTKQDGILLAFPHQDSDWREYLAEVREVYCQIIYEIIQIQSCLVLCQNKEEVKQIIKSYAKNSQWNLKYLKNLYLIEIATNDTWARDFGGITINYQGQNLVLDYGFNGWGLKFAANYDNNITKQLHKLGIFKQIKTKKIILEGGSIESNGEGIILTNTQCLLESNRNPAYSQNKIEKILKKDFGAKKILWLNYGYLAGDDTDSHIDTLARFIDKNTIAYLKCEDKNDEHYQALAKMEKELKKLKNLNQKPFKLVSLPFCEAKYFHNERLPATYANFLFLNGAVLLPIYRDKNDNKAIKILQKALPKHKIIPIDCSVLIRQHGSLHCISMQFPKGTLNYEALKKFQ, from the coding sequence ATGAAAAAATTTTATGCCGAATGGACTAAACAAGATGGTATTCTCCTAGCTTTCCCTCATCAAGATTCTGATTGGAGAGAATATTTGGCAGAAGTTAGGGAAGTTTATTGTCAAATCATTTATGAAATCATTCAAATCCAATCCTGTCTTGTTTTATGTCAAAACAAAGAAGAAGTAAAGCAAATTATCAAAAGTTATGCCAAAAACTCTCAATGGAATCTTAAATATTTAAAAAATCTCTATCTTATAGAGATAGCAACTAATGATACTTGGGCTAGAGATTTTGGGGGAATCACCATTAACTATCAAGGGCAAAATCTTGTACTAGATTATGGGTTTAATGGTTGGGGATTAAAATTTGCAGCCAATTATGACAACAACATCACCAAACAACTCCATAAACTAGGGATTTTTAAACAAATTAAAACCAAAAAAATCATCTTAGAGGGTGGAAGCATCGAATCAAATGGCGAGGGAATCATACTTACAAACACCCAATGTCTCTTAGAATCAAATCGCAATCCAGCCTATTCCCAAAACAAGATTGAAAAAATCCTTAAAAAAGATTTTGGAGCCAAAAAGATTCTATGGCTTAACTACGGCTATTTAGCAGGAGATGACACCGATAGCCATATCGATACCTTAGCTAGATTTATTGATAAAAACACCATTGCTTATCTCAAATGTGAAGACAAAAATGATGAACATTATCAAGCCTTAGCCAAAATGGAAAAAGAACTAAAAAAACTAAAAAATCTCAATCAAAAGCCCTTTAAACTTGTCTCTTTACCCTTTTGTGAGGCTAAGTATTTTCATAATGAGCGACTTCCTGCAACCTATGCTAATTTCTTATTTTTAAATGGTGCTGTTTTATTGCCAATTTATCGCGACAAAAATGACAACAAGGCAATTAAGATTCTCCAAAAAGCACTTCCAAAGCATAAAATTATCCCCATTGATTGTTCTGTCCTAATCCGACAACACGGAAGTCTCCATTGCATTTCTATGCAATTCCCAAAAGGCACTCTAAATTATGAAGCGCTCAAAAAATTTCAATAA
- a CDS encoding YbgC/FadM family acyl-CoA thioesterase, producing the protein MYQTRIYYEDTDCGGIVYHSNYLKYCERARSEWFFSQGILPQQNNIGFVVKNMALEFLSPAKLGDLLTIHTEILEQKNASITLKQTIFRDSLQKNSLEKSDSKPIFTAIITLVCLETTTQRITKIPQWAKEIFQISH; encoded by the coding sequence ATGTATCAAACAAGAATCTATTATGAAGACACAGATTGTGGCGGAATTGTCTATCACTCAAACTACCTTAAATATTGCGAAAGAGCAAGGAGTGAATGGTTTTTTTCTCAAGGCATTTTGCCGCAACAAAACAATATCGGATTTGTAGTAAAAAATATGGCTTTAGAGTTTCTTTCTCCAGCCAAACTTGGAGATTTACTAACAATTCACACCGAGATTCTAGAGCAAAAAAACGCCTCTATTACTCTAAAACAGACTATCTTTAGAGATTCTTTACAAAAAAATAGCCTTGAAAAATCAGATTCTAAGCCTATTTTTACTGCCATTATCACGCTTGTTTGTCTTGAAACCACCACTCAAAGAATCACTAAGATTCCACAATGGGCAAAAGAAATCTTTCAAATCTCACACTAG
- a CDS encoding DUF493 domain-containing protein: MENKNEIQYPCAWHYRIIGNSKEELIEAAFEIIEKEFIHTLGKESSGGKYHSINLEIDVETKEERDKIFADLQKDSRIKFVL, from the coding sequence ATGGAAAACAAAAACGAAATTCAATACCCTTGCGCTTGGCATTATCGAATCATCGGTAACAGCAAAGAAGAACTCATAGAAGCTGCTTTTGAAATCATTGAAAAAGAATTCATTCACACGCTAGGCAAAGAAAGTAGCGGTGGAAAATACCATAGTATTAATTTAGAAATCGATGTAGAAACCAAAGAAGAAAGAGATAAAATCTTTGCAGATTTACAAAAAGATTCTCGCATTAAATTTGTGCTTTAA
- a CDS encoding DUF262 domain-containing protein, translating into MANDFKVKGFNLEDLLADKKMSYQIPSYQRPYAWDKDQISDLIEDLTESYCNGKEEQYFCGSLVIAKGANSERYDIIDGQQRLTTFTILACVIRDFYIDNLGAENKDRIQDSIYDKYDKDKHKLKFLTDEKYQIAFENSVLRENVLQEKLKGIKKAQDIQDIKDNRYLQNAYYLKERLKEAIDENSIDIDDFVSWLYTEVILTGIECPDEESAIRIFNVLNDRGMPLSSMDILKSYLMQSLDKERREAFKTTWQEIMSNLKTMGFSMNDTLNAYLYYAIAKNPKEKLDKELKTYFEKTKQDSIAIIEEIKTFANHYIEIINTKDKHIYCLRYLPNQIYWRSILCAAKMVDYKDYNKLKELLMAYYYQNLIGMATANRFKQASFNILKAVKDIKSIDEIKNIMRENLSYYRTTESYKEWLDDADVYDLKWVKPTLLLLEYFSKDDEIGFIEMDNKLHTEHILPKNPKDEWKEIFSNEEREDWTNAIANLTLLKFKKNIQAQNKTYEEKREVYLNKDNVSTSFTITQDIFKHKQWNVEALEMRDNEIKTKIEKIIDIF; encoded by the coding sequence ATGGCAAATGATTTCAAAGTAAAAGGTTTCAATTTAGAGGACTTATTGGCAGATAAAAAGATGTCATATCAAATCCCATCGTATCAACGACCTTATGCGTGGGATAAAGATCAAATTAGCGATTTAATCGAGGATTTGACAGAATCTTATTGCAATGGCAAGGAAGAACAATATTTTTGTGGTTCATTAGTGATTGCAAAAGGTGCAAATAGTGAGCGATATGATATTATAGATGGACAACAAAGACTTACAACTTTTACCATTTTAGCCTGTGTGATTAGGGATTTTTACATAGATAACTTGGGAGCTGAAAACAAAGATCGCATACAAGATAGCATATATGATAAATATGATAAAGACAAACACAAGCTAAAATTTTTAACAGATGAAAAGTATCAAATTGCCTTTGAAAATAGTGTATTAAGAGAAAATGTTTTACAAGAAAAGCTAAAAGGCATTAAAAAAGCACAAGATATACAAGATATAAAGGATAATAGATATTTACAAAATGCGTATTATCTAAAAGAAAGGCTTAAAGAAGCAATTGACGAAAATAGTATTGATATAGACGATTTTGTGTCGTGGCTTTATACAGAAGTTATTTTAACAGGGATTGAATGCCCCGATGAAGAAAGTGCGATTAGAATCTTTAATGTTTTAAATGATAGGGGTATGCCACTTAGCTCTATGGATATTTTAAAATCTTATCTTATGCAGTCATTAGACAAAGAGCGTAGAGAAGCATTTAAAACAACTTGGCAAGAGATTATGTCAAATTTGAAAACAATGGGATTTTCTATGAATGACACATTAAATGCTTATCTTTACTATGCGATAGCAAAGAATCCAAAAGAGAAACTTGATAAAGAGCTTAAAACTTATTTTGAAAAAACTAAGCAAGATTCAATCGCTATTATTGAAGAAATAAAAACATTTGCAAACCACTACATTGAGATAATTAACACTAAGGATAAACATATCTATTGCTTAAGGTATCTGCCTAATCAAATCTATTGGCGAAGCATTTTGTGTGCTGCAAAAATGGTGGATTATAAAGATTACAATAAGCTAAAAGAATTGCTTATGGCTTACTATTACCAAAACCTTATAGGTATGGCAACGGCTAATAGATTTAAGCAAGCTTCATTTAATATCCTTAAAGCAGTCAAGGATATTAAATCAATAGATGAGATAAAAAATATTATGCGTGAAAATCTCTCATACTACCGCACAACAGAATCTTATAAAGAATGGCTAGATGATGCAGATGTTTATGATTTGAAGTGGGTAAAACCGACATTGCTTTTGCTTGAATATTTTTCTAAAGATGATGAAATTGGGTTTATAGAAATGGACAATAAACTTCATACAGAGCATATCCTGCCAAAAAATCCTAAAGATGAATGGAAAGAAATCTTTAGCAATGAAGAAAGGGAGGACTGGACAAATGCCATAGCTAACCTAACATTATTAAAATTTAAAAAGAACATTCAAGCTCAAAACAAAACCTATGAAGAAAAACGCGAAGTCTATCTCAACAAGGATAATGTCAGCACAAGCTTTACTATCACACAAGATATTTTTAAGCATAAGCAATGGAATGTAGAAGCGTTAGAAATGCGAGATAATGAGATTAAAACCAAGATAGAAAAAATTATTGATATTTTTTAA